The proteins below are encoded in one region of Paracoccus sp. N5:
- a CDS encoding YifB family Mg chelatase-like AAA ATPase, producing MVAIAYTVAFDGVEARLVEVQCSVSAGLPGFAIVGLPDKSVSEARERVKAAFGALSIAMPARRVTVNLSPADLPKEGSHFDLPIALAVLAALEVVPAEALERVVSLGELALDGRLSPVTGALPAAMAAAEDGRALIVPRACGPEAAWVAAVPVLAPRTLREAVDHLTDRAPLPRAQPGELAEPARAADLSEVIGQERARRAIEIAAAGRHHLLMVGPPGASKSMLATRLPGILPPLTPQEALETSVIHSVAGQLAQGGISRSAPFCQPHHTASMAAMVGGGRGARPGQASIAHNGVLFLDELPEFERRVIDALREPIETGEIHVSRANAHIRYPARFLLVAAANPCRCGEIADAGQTCSKAPRCGADYLGRISGPMMDRFDLRFEVPQVSIADLGLPATGESSATVAERVAAARGIQARRFAEHPRARVNADASGRLLEEIAPLDGECRSLLALAAEKLGLTPRGYHRILRSARTIADLDDSPAIRQPHLAEALSYRLPFGRPD from the coding sequence GGCGCGGCTGGTCGAGGTGCAATGCTCGGTCTCGGCCGGGCTGCCGGGGTTCGCCATCGTCGGCCTGCCCGACAAATCGGTCAGCGAGGCGCGCGAGCGGGTCAAGGCCGCCTTCGGCGCGCTGTCCATCGCCATGCCGGCGCGGCGGGTGACGGTGAACCTGTCGCCGGCCGACCTGCCGAAAGAGGGCTCGCATTTCGACCTGCCCATTGCGCTGGCGGTGCTGGCCGCGCTGGAGGTCGTCCCGGCCGAGGCGCTGGAGCGCGTGGTGTCCTTGGGCGAGCTGGCGCTGGACGGCCGGCTTTCGCCGGTGACGGGCGCCCTGCCCGCCGCCATGGCCGCGGCCGAGGATGGCCGGGCGCTGATCGTGCCGCGCGCCTGCGGCCCCGAGGCGGCCTGGGTCGCCGCCGTCCCCGTGCTTGCGCCGCGCACGCTGCGCGAGGCGGTGGACCACCTGACCGACCGCGCGCCCCTGCCCCGCGCCCAGCCGGGCGAACTGGCCGAGCCCGCGCGCGCCGCCGACCTGTCCGAGGTGATCGGCCAGGAACGCGCCCGCCGCGCCATCGAGATCGCCGCCGCCGGCCGCCACCATCTGCTGATGGTCGGTCCCCCTGGCGCCAGCAAGTCGATGCTGGCGACCCGGCTGCCCGGCATCCTGCCGCCGCTGACCCCGCAGGAGGCACTGGAGACCTCGGTCATCCATTCCGTCGCCGGCCAGCTGGCCCAGGGCGGCATCTCGCGCAGCGCGCCCTTCTGCCAGCCGCATCACACCGCATCGATGGCGGCCATGGTGGGCGGCGGCCGCGGCGCCCGGCCCGGCCAGGCCAGCATCGCCCATAACGGCGTGCTGTTCCTGGACGAATTGCCGGAATTCGAGCGCCGGGTCATCGACGCCCTGCGCGAGCCGATCGAAACCGGAGAGATCCATGTCTCGCGCGCCAATGCCCATATCCGCTACCCGGCGCGCTTCCTGCTGGTCGCGGCCGCCAACCCCTGCCGCTGCGGCGAGATCGCCGATGCCGGCCAGACCTGCAGCAAGGCACCGCGCTGCGGGGCGGATTACCTGGGGCGGATCTCGGGGCCGATGATGGACCGCTTCGATCTGCGATTCGAGGTGCCGCAGGTCTCGATCGCCGACCTGGGCCTGCCCGCGACCGGCGAAAGCTCGGCCACGGTCGCCGAGCGGGTGGCGGCGGCTCGCGGCATCCAGGCCCGGCGCTTTGCCGAGCATCCGCGGGCGCGGGTCAATGCCGACGCCTCGGGCCGGCTGCTCGAGGAGATCGCACCGCTCGATGGCGAGTGCCGGTCGCTGCTCGCGCTCGCGGCCGAAAAGCTGGGGCTGACCCCGCGCGGCTACCACCGCATCCTGCGCAGCGCCCGCACCATTGCCGACCTCGACGATTCGCCGGCGATCCGCCAGCCGCACCTGGCCGAAGCGCTGTCCTATCGCCTGCCCTTCGGCCGCCCCGACTGA
- the gshB gene encoding glutathione synthase, protein MSLYVALQMDPIEHVSINGDSTFRLGLEAEARGHRLFQYTADRLSYVEGRIVARGRPVTLRREQGNHVDFGDWADVDLGDFDVVWLRQDPPFDMGYITTTHLLDRVHPDTFVVNDPFWVRNSPEKLLVLDFPELTPPTLITRDLAQIRDFRRRHGDFILKPLYGNGGVGIFHMRPDDPNLSSLVETFLASSREPIIAQKYLPAVVKGDKRIILVDGDPVGAINRVPAAGEVRSNMHVGGNPEKIGLTAREHEICAVIGPVLREKGLLFTGIDVIDGWLTEINVTSPTGIQELERFDGINAAALIWEAIERRLAARGQVPEGGRPE, encoded by the coding sequence ATGAGTCTTTACGTGGCGCTGCAGATGGACCCGATCGAGCATGTCTCGATCAACGGGGACAGCACCTTCCGGCTGGGGCTCGAGGCCGAGGCGCGCGGCCATCGGTTGTTCCAGTATACCGCCGACCGGCTGAGCTATGTCGAAGGTCGCATCGTCGCCCGGGGCAGGCCTGTCACCCTGCGCCGCGAACAGGGCAATCACGTCGATTTCGGCGACTGGGCGGATGTCGACCTGGGCGATTTCGACGTCGTCTGGCTGCGTCAGGATCCGCCTTTCGACATGGGCTACATCACCACCACCCATCTGCTGGATCGCGTGCATCCGGACACCTTCGTGGTGAACGATCCGTTCTGGGTCCGCAACAGCCCCGAGAAGCTGCTGGTTCTGGATTTTCCCGAACTGACGCCGCCGACCCTGATTACCCGTGACCTGGCGCAGATCCGGGACTTCCGGCGGCGGCATGGCGATTTCATCCTGAAGCCGCTTTACGGCAATGGCGGCGTCGGCATCTTCCACATGCGGCCGGACGATCCAAACCTGTCCTCCCTGGTCGAGACCTTTCTTGCCAGCAGCCGCGAGCCGATCATCGCGCAGAAATATCTGCCCGCCGTGGTCAAGGGCGACAAGCGCATCATCCTTGTCGACGGCGATCCGGTCGGTGCCATCAACCGGGTGCCCGCCGCCGGCGAGGTCCGCTCGAACATGCATGTCGGCGGCAACCCGGAGAAGATCGGCCTGACCGCACGCGAACACGAGATCTGCGCGGTCATCGGCCCGGTCCTGCGCGAAAAGGGGCTGCTTTTCACGGGTATCGACGTCATCGACGGCTGGCTTACCGAAATCAACGTGACCTCGCCCACCGGCATTCAGGAACTGGAGCGGTTCGACGGCATCAATGCCGCCGCGCTGATCTGGGAAGCCATCGAGCGCAGGTTGGCTGCCCGAGGACAGGTGCCTGAAGGGGGACGGCCGGAATGA
- a CDS encoding YraN family protein, whose protein sequence is MKHERDFTPASALDARAWRGMAACSGGRMAEGSVAREYVMRGYELVAERWRGQGGEIDLILCKAGEYVFVEVKKASFHHWAAERIGRRQIMRICNAALEFCGRLSTGLLTPMRFDAALVDQFGRVQIHENAFGGN, encoded by the coding sequence ATGAAGCATGAAAGGGACTTCACGCCGGCATCTGCCCTGGATGCCCGGGCCTGGCGCGGCATGGCCGCCTGTTCGGGCGGCCGGATGGCCGAGGGTTCGGTCGCGCGGGAATACGTCATGCGCGGCTATGAACTTGTTGCCGAGCGCTGGCGCGGCCAGGGCGGCGAGATCGACCTGATCCTGTGCAAGGCCGGCGAATATGTCTTCGTCGAGGTCAAGAAGGCGAGCTTTCACCATTGGGCGGCCGAACGGATCGGGCGCCGGCAGATCATGCGCATCTGCAATGCCGCATTGGAATTCTGCGGCCGCCTCTCGACCGGCCTGCTGACCCCGATGCGCTTCGACGCCGCGCTGGTCGACCAGTTCGGACGGGTGCAGATTCACGAGAATGCCTTCGGCGGGAACTGA
- the rsmI gene encoding 16S rRNA (cytidine(1402)-2'-O)-methyltransferase, producing the protein MENGASTTGTGARAVSLSISASAPEPGLYLVATPIGAARDITLRALDVLNTAEVLAAEDTRNLRHLMDIHGIALRGRRLIAYHDHNADRARPAVLAALEQGKSVAYASDAGTPLVADPGYRLARDAAEAGHAVRALPGPSAALAALSVSGLPSDRFLFVGFPPAAAGARRKWIESWRAVEATVIAFESPRRVKQLLENVCDAEANRATVICRELTKKFEEVMRGTAAELAERIPEEGLRGEIVVLFGHPQPLAPSEDNLRDALASLPEDMPVKAAATEIATRFGLPRRDVYALAVQMRKERE; encoded by the coding sequence ATGGAGAATGGCGCCAGCACAACCGGGACGGGCGCGCGGGCAGTCTCGCTCTCGATTTCGGCCAGCGCGCCCGAGCCCGGGCTCTACCTGGTGGCGACGCCGATCGGCGCGGCGCGCGACATCACGCTGCGGGCGCTCGACGTGCTGAACACGGCCGAGGTGCTGGCGGCCGAGGACACCCGCAACCTGCGCCACCTGATGGACATCCATGGCATCGCGCTGCGCGGCCGGCGGCTGATCGCCTATCACGACCATAACGCCGACCGGGCGCGGCCCGCGGTGTTGGCGGCGCTGGAGCAGGGCAAGTCGGTGGCCTATGCCTCGGACGCCGGCACGCCGCTGGTTGCCGACCCGGGCTATCGGCTGGCACGCGACGCGGCCGAGGCCGGCCATGCGGTGCGGGCGCTGCCCGGCCCCTCGGCGGCGCTGGCGGCGCTCTCGGTCTCGGGCCTGCCCAGCGACCGGTTCCTTTTCGTCGGGTTTCCGCCGGCAGCGGCCGGGGCACGGCGCAAATGGATCGAGAGCTGGCGCGCGGTCGAGGCCACGGTCATCGCCTTCGAAAGCCCGAGGCGCGTTAAGCAATTGTTGGAGAATGTCTGCGATGCTGAGGCGAATCGGGCTACGGTGATCTGCAGGGAACTGACCAAGAAATTCGAAGAGGTGATGCGCGGGACGGCGGCGGAACTGGCGGAACGGATACCGGAGGAAGGCTTGCGCGGCGAAATCGTCGTGCTGTTCGGCCATCCGCAGCCCCTCGCGCCCAGCGAGGATAATCTGCGCGATGCGCTTGCCAGCCTGCCCGAGGACATGCCGGTCAAGGCCGCCGCGACCGAGATCGCCACGAGATTCGGCCTGCCGCGCCGCGATGTCTATGCGCTGGCCGTCCAGATGAGGAAGGAACGGGAATGA
- a CDS encoding penicillin-binding protein activator, with translation MTVLKTIRGAFDLRRPAARIAAVLAAMTLAACEPVGTGASGPQTGQAIDPSQPVPVALLVPGGNADLDWLARSLTNSARMAAADARGATIDLRVYNAGSEPGAAVASANQAVSEGAKIILGPLFADSANAVGNAMAPRGINVLSFSNNTDIAGGNVFVLGNTFDNVADRLVKYGVRNGKRRILMVAEDDAAGQVGARAIERAIQRNGASLAGSAVHPVSKQGIDGIIPNVTAAALSGNVDAVFLTANQGAVLPYLTDRLADAGVTSAAVQMMGLTRWDQPSSRLQLRGVQGGWFAIPDTTMKAQFDQRYRAAHGETPHELGSLGYDGVAAIAALVRAGKRNALTTAGLTQNSGFAGVQGAFRLRRDGTNERALAVATVRGNQLVVLDPAPRSFGGFGF, from the coding sequence ATGACCGTCCTGAAAACGATCCGCGGCGCCTTCGATCTGCGCCGCCCGGCCGCGCGCATCGCAGCCGTGCTTGCCGCCATGACGCTTGCCGCCTGCGAGCCCGTCGGGACGGGGGCCTCGGGTCCGCAGACCGGCCAGGCCATCGACCCGTCGCAGCCGGTGCCGGTGGCGCTGCTGGTGCCGGGCGGCAATGCCGACCTGGACTGGCTGGCGCGCTCGCTGACGAATTCCGCCAGGATGGCCGCGGCCGATGCGCGCGGCGCCACCATCGACCTGCGCGTCTACAATGCCGGCTCCGAGCCGGGCGCCGCCGTCGCCTCGGCCAACCAGGCGGTGAGCGAAGGCGCCAAGATCATCCTCGGCCCGCTTTTCGCCGACAGCGCCAATGCGGTCGGCAATGCCATGGCGCCCCGGGGCATCAACGTGCTGTCCTTCTCGAACAACACCGACATCGCCGGCGGCAATGTCTTCGTGCTGGGCAATACCTTCGACAACGTCGCCGACCGGCTGGTGAAATACGGCGTCCGGAACGGCAAGCGCCGCATCCTGATGGTGGCCGAGGACGACGCGGCAGGCCAGGTCGGCGCCCGCGCCATCGAGCGCGCCATCCAGCGCAATGGCGCCAGCCTTGCTGGCAGCGCCGTGCATCCGGTGTCGAAACAGGGCATCGACGGCATCATTCCGAACGTCACCGCGGCGGCGCTGTCGGGCAATGTCGATGCGGTCTTCCTGACCGCCAACCAGGGCGCGGTGCTGCCCTATCTGACCGACAGGCTGGCCGATGCCGGCGTGACCTCGGCCGCGGTGCAGATGATGGGGCTGACGCGCTGGGACCAGCCCTCGTCCCGGCTGCAATTGCGCGGCGTGCAGGGCGGCTGGTTCGCCATTCCCGACACGACGATGAAGGCGCAGTTCGACCAGCGCTATCGCGCCGCCCATGGCGAGACGCCGCATGAGCTGGGCTCGCTGGGCTATGACGGGGTCGCGGCCATCGCCGCCCTGGTCCGCGCCGGCAAGCGCAATGCGCTGACCACCGCCGGTCTGACCCAGAACTCGGGCTTCGCCGGGGTCCAGGGCGCCTTCCGCCTGCGCCGCGACGGCACCAACGAGCGCGCGCTGGCCGTGGCCACGGTGCGCGGCAACCAGCTGGTGGTGCTGGACCCGGCCCCGCGCAGCTTCGGCGGCTTCGGGTTCTGA